One genomic window of Methyloceanibacter sp. wino2 includes the following:
- a CDS encoding MarR family winged helix-turn-helix transcriptional regulator — MNESEREDAVLVLLDVAARIERRLDNALSMARGISFSEYRILKALAGAEGRGVMRVDLAEAVGLTASAVTRALRPLEKIGVVATEKHERDARCSLAKLTPAGLELLSDAEQVVADGLDAIPMKGVSLDRLASLQAELSKPRCAPSRRSTIQAT, encoded by the coding sequence ATGAATGAGAGCGAAAGAGAGGATGCCGTGCTGGTCCTGTTGGATGTCGCCGCCCGTATCGAACGGCGGCTGGATAATGCGTTGTCGATGGCACGGGGGATTTCGTTCAGCGAATACAGAATTCTCAAGGCGCTTGCCGGCGCGGAGGGGCGCGGTGTCATGCGCGTCGACCTGGCAGAGGCCGTGGGGCTCACGGCGTCGGCGGTGACGCGCGCGTTGCGGCCTTTGGAGAAGATCGGCGTTGTCGCCACGGAGAAGCACGAGCGGGACGCGCGCTGCAGCCTCGCGAAGCTCACACCTGCGGGCTTGGAGCTGTTGAGCGATGCGGAGCAGGTCGTGGCCGACGGGCTCGATGCGATCCCGATGAAGGGCGTGTCGTTGGACAGGCTTGCGTCCTTGCAGGCAGAGCTCTCGAAGCCCCGGTGTGCGCCCAGCCGGCGCAGCACGATCCAGGCGACATGA
- a CDS encoding YidH family protein, with protein MIKSYTDHAANERTFLAWMRTGVAIIAFGFLIDRFDLFVMTMADAVGINPEHHAQLDKMSGAFGLSTGVWFILVGVAFIVAATIRFVRTRSLLKDEQIHTTGFAMEFALAIVLAVLIVVASIPLLVSAL; from the coding sequence ATGATCAAATCCTATACGGACCACGCCGCCAACGAGCGGACCTTTCTCGCTTGGATGCGGACCGGCGTCGCGATCATTGCGTTCGGGTTCTTGATCGACCGGTTCGACCTTTTCGTCATGACCATGGCGGATGCGGTGGGCATCAACCCCGAGCATCACGCACAACTCGACAAGATGTCCGGGGCCTTCGGTCTCAGCACGGGCGTTTGGTTCATCCTCGTGGGCGTGGCTTTCATCGTGGCGGCAACGATCCGCTTCGTACGCACGCGGTCGCTGCTGAAGGACGAGCAGATCCACACGACGGGTTTCGCGATGGAGTTTGCGCTAGCGATCGTTCTCGCGGTGCTGATTGTGGTCGCCAGCATCCCGCTTCTCGTCAGCGCCCTATAG
- a CDS encoding transglutaminase family protein, whose translation MIYDIDHLTAYAYDEPVMSATLALRLTPRNSPLQRKLGHTVRVDPPPDQIGVHDDFFGNAVDVVTIDTKHTELIIKSSARVECLDRPALIEENLAWERIAQEALSRRDLSGSGLANFLFPSPLISLERDVAAYAQESFPEGRGIFDACTDLMTRIRNDFEYEPTTTEISTTVAQAFAQRSGVCQDFAQIMISGLRGLGLPAAYVSGYLRTIPPPGEERLQGADATHAWVSVWTGEVGGWIGFDPTNAIHASTDHVDLAVGRDFSDVSPVHGVFVGSGAHQLRVEVDVVPVQGNG comes from the coding sequence GTGATCTACGACATCGATCATCTCACGGCCTATGCCTACGACGAGCCCGTCATGTCGGCGACGCTCGCGCTTCGTTTGACGCCGCGAAACAGCCCGCTTCAACGAAAGCTGGGACATACGGTTCGGGTCGATCCGCCGCCCGACCAAATCGGCGTGCATGACGACTTCTTCGGCAACGCCGTCGATGTGGTCACCATCGATACAAAGCATACCGAGCTCATCATCAAATCGTCGGCGCGCGTGGAGTGCCTCGACCGGCCGGCTCTTATCGAAGAGAACCTTGCCTGGGAGCGGATAGCGCAAGAGGCGCTCTCCCGGCGTGATCTGTCCGGCAGCGGCCTCGCCAATTTCCTGTTTCCGAGCCCGCTGATCTCGCTTGAACGTGACGTGGCGGCGTACGCGCAGGAAAGCTTTCCCGAGGGGCGGGGCATATTTGATGCGTGCACGGACTTGATGACGCGCATCCGGAACGATTTCGAGTACGAGCCGACCACGACCGAGATTTCGACGACGGTCGCGCAAGCTTTCGCGCAGCGAAGCGGCGTGTGCCAGGACTTCGCGCAGATCATGATTTCAGGCCTGCGCGGTCTGGGGCTGCCGGCAGCCTATGTGAGCGGATATCTGCGGACCATTCCGCCGCCCGGTGAGGAGCGGCTGCAGGGCGCCGACGCGACCCATGCCTGGGTGTCCGTCTGGACCGGGGAGGTGGGCGGCTGGATCGGGTTCGATCCCACGAATGCGATCCACGCTTCGACCGATCACGTGGATTTGGCGGTCGGAAGGGACTTCTCCGACGTCTCGCCCGTGCATGGGGTGTTCGTGGGGTCCGGCGCGCATCAGCTTCGCGTCGAGGTCGACGTCGTACCCGTCCAGGGGAACGGGTAG
- a CDS encoding circularly permuted type 2 ATP-grasp protein — protein MDQTLPKTAEGESPQQAWYDDYAPLPGVPDELIGPDGQPRAAWLNFIRQLSADERSLAAVDRHLQDIGVSYRVYGEARERNWPMSRLPLLIEEEEWTAIAAGITQRAGLIETMLEDVYGPAELVRDGVVPAALIAGSSEFVRPLAGVSPPGGRWLRFYAADLGRGPDGRWWVLSDRAQAPSGLGYALENRLVMSRALPTGYRRMNVCRLAPFFSDFRSSLVDAVEGAEPRICLLTPGPYSQTYFEQAYLARYLGFLLVEGDDLVVHDAMTHVRTIAGPKRADAIWRFVDSNYVDPIELNGQSRLGVPGLMSALRHGGTLVANMPGCGIAESRAMMSIMPSLASKLIGQELTLPNIATWWCGDPRSKRHVLDNFDDMAISGALFGQMSLLQGELSTVPGMLDDADRAELREAVERRGMDYVGQEVVQLSTTPVWEGDKLVPRPFVLRVFAAATETGWEIMPGGFCRISADTDARAISMGVGVQSADVWVLSSKPVAPESLLSVGDDVHIQRVFSNIPSRAADNLYWYGRYLERAEATLRVVRCLCVRSIDMDVLSGNVPETIEKLTHLLVAWGAIAPEQEDSSPLEVVRHALADDSAYGSGLSGIRLARNASSVIRERISIDATRLSRQIDTHFPSLDALPSEADVLDAADKALDGLAALSGLTQENMNRDAGWRFLDIGRRIERAILTCRIARTFIDDEATAEDLEVMLDLVDSQITYRSRYMTGVALAPVRDMVMLDPYNTRSVSFQLSAISEHLALLPTLRNDGVPEEPQGIASILATELEMAKANEIDKQAILAFEQRILQLAEAIAVRYFPRRQRVSVSAETSSLS, from the coding sequence ATGGACCAGACCTTACCTAAGACGGCGGAGGGCGAGTCGCCCCAGCAAGCCTGGTATGACGACTACGCGCCGCTTCCCGGCGTGCCGGACGAGCTGATCGGCCCGGACGGACAGCCGCGTGCGGCCTGGCTCAACTTCATCCGACAGTTGTCGGCGGACGAGCGGTCGCTTGCCGCCGTGGACCGGCACCTCCAAGACATCGGCGTTTCGTATCGCGTCTATGGTGAGGCGCGCGAACGCAACTGGCCCATGAGCCGGCTGCCGCTTCTCATCGAGGAAGAGGAGTGGACCGCGATTGCGGCCGGGATCACCCAGCGTGCGGGCCTGATCGAAACCATGCTCGAGGACGTCTACGGCCCGGCCGAGCTGGTTCGCGACGGTGTCGTTCCCGCGGCGCTGATTGCCGGCTCGAGCGAGTTCGTGCGGCCGCTGGCGGGCGTGTCGCCACCAGGTGGGCGCTGGCTCCGCTTCTATGCCGCCGATCTCGGCCGTGGACCCGACGGGCGCTGGTGGGTGCTGAGCGACCGTGCCCAGGCACCTTCGGGCCTCGGTTACGCGTTGGAGAACCGTCTCGTCATGTCGCGCGCGCTGCCGACAGGGTATCGCCGTATGAATGTGTGCCGTTTGGCGCCGTTCTTCAGCGACTTTCGTTCGTCGCTCGTCGACGCCGTCGAGGGGGCTGAGCCGCGCATCTGCCTGCTGACGCCGGGCCCCTACAGCCAGACCTATTTCGAGCAGGCCTATCTCGCGCGCTATCTAGGCTTCCTGCTCGTCGAAGGCGACGACCTCGTGGTCCACGACGCGATGACCCATGTGCGCACGATCGCGGGGCCCAAGCGCGCCGACGCCATCTGGCGCTTCGTCGACTCGAACTATGTGGATCCGATCGAGCTGAACGGGCAATCGCGGCTCGGCGTTCCGGGCTTGATGTCGGCGCTGCGCCACGGCGGCACGCTCGTGGCCAATATGCCGGGCTGCGGTATCGCGGAGTCGCGCGCCATGATGAGCATCATGCCGTCGCTTGCCTCCAAACTCATCGGTCAGGAGCTAACGCTTCCGAACATCGCCACGTGGTGGTGCGGCGATCCTCGCAGCAAACGTCACGTGCTCGATAATTTCGACGACATGGCCATCTCCGGCGCCTTGTTCGGCCAGATGTCGCTGCTGCAGGGCGAGCTGTCGACGGTGCCGGGCATGCTCGACGACGCAGATCGTGCCGAGCTGCGCGAAGCCGTCGAGCGGCGAGGCATGGACTATGTCGGTCAGGAAGTCGTCCAGTTGTCGACTACGCCCGTATGGGAGGGCGACAAGCTGGTCCCACGTCCCTTCGTGCTTCGTGTCTTTGCCGCGGCGACCGAAACCGGATGGGAGATCATGCCGGGCGGGTTCTGCCGCATCTCCGCCGATACGGACGCGCGGGCCATCAGCATGGGCGTCGGCGTGCAGTCTGCCGATGTGTGGGTGCTGTCATCCAAGCCGGTGGCGCCGGAGTCCTTGCTGTCGGTGGGCGACGACGTCCACATCCAGCGGGTTTTCAGCAATATCCCGAGCCGCGCGGCGGACAATCTGTATTGGTACGGCCGCTATCTCGAGCGTGCGGAAGCGACGCTCCGTGTCGTCCGGTGCCTGTGCGTTCGCAGCATCGATATGGACGTTCTGTCGGGCAACGTGCCGGAGACGATCGAGAAGCTCACCCACCTGCTCGTGGCCTGGGGCGCGATAGCCCCGGAGCAGGAGGACAGTTCGCCTCTTGAGGTTGTGCGGCACGCGCTCGCCGACGACAGTGCGTACGGGTCCGGACTTTCCGGCATCCGCCTTGCCCGGAATGCGAGTTCCGTCATCCGCGAGCGGATCTCAATCGACGCCACGCGACTGTCCCGTCAGATCGACACGCATTTCCCCAGTCTCGATGCGCTGCCGAGCGAAGCGGATGTGCTCGACGCCGCGGACAAGGCGCTCGATGGGCTTGCCGCACTTTCCGGCCTGACCCAGGAGAACATGAACCGCGATGCGGGCTGGCGCTTCCTCGACATCGGCCGGCGGATCGAGCGGGCCATTCTCACTTGCCGCATCGCGCGCACCTTCATCGACGATGAAGCCACGGCCGAGGATCTGGAAGTCATGCTCGATCTCGTGGATTCGCAGATCACCTACCGGTCGCGCTATATGACGGGCGTGGCGCTGGCGCCGGTGCGCGACATGGTGATGCTCGATCCCTACAATACGCGCTCCGTCAGCTTCCAGCTCTCGGCGATCAGCGAGCATTTGGCGCTTCTGCCGACGCTGCGGAACGACGGCGTTCCCGAAGAACCGCAAGGCATTGCCTCGATCTTGGCCACCGAATTGGAGATGGCCAAGGCCAACGAGATCGACAAGCAGGCCATCCTCGCGTTCGAACAAAGAATCCTGCAACTCGCCGAAGCGATCGCCGTCCGCTATTTCCCGCGGCGCCAGCGAGTTTCGGTCTCGGCAGAGACGAGCAGCCTGTCGTGA